The Spirosoma radiotolerans genome has a window encoding:
- the rsmI gene encoding 16S rRNA (cytidine(1402)-2'-O)-methyltransferase, whose protein sequence is MKLYLVPTPIGNLDDITLRAIKILQGVDTILAEDTRTSGVLLRHLSINKPLHSYHIFNEHQTVQRLVNQMKEGKTLALVSDAGTPGISDPGFLLVRECIKNDIPVECLPGPTAFVPALVNSGLPNDRFTFEGFLPHKKGRQTRLAELAGEERTMVFYESPHRLLKTLQQFTEVFGPERPASVSRELTKLFEENQRGPLSELIAYFAQKTIKGEIVICVQGKEPSRGKAKRVYENDADDNEDDGEDD, encoded by the coding sequence ATGAAATTGTACCTCGTGCCGACTCCCATCGGTAATCTTGACGATATCACCCTGCGGGCCATTAAAATCCTCCAAGGTGTCGATACCATTCTGGCCGAAGATACCCGGACGTCGGGTGTATTGTTGCGGCATCTTTCCATTAACAAACCGCTTCACAGTTACCATATTTTCAATGAGCATCAGACCGTGCAGCGACTGGTGAATCAGATGAAAGAGGGCAAAACGCTGGCTCTGGTCTCAGACGCAGGGACGCCGGGTATTTCTGATCCTGGCTTTCTGCTGGTCCGGGAGTGTATCAAAAATGACATTCCGGTCGAGTGCCTGCCCGGTCCAACGGCCTTTGTTCCGGCTTTAGTCAATTCAGGGCTGCCTAATGACCGCTTTACGTTCGAGGGATTTCTGCCGCATAAAAAAGGGCGGCAGACCCGGCTGGCCGAACTGGCGGGGGAGGAACGAACCATGGTGTTTTATGAGTCGCCCCATCGATTGCTTAAAACCCTGCAGCAATTTACGGAAGTGTTCGGGCCGGAACGACCCGCCAGCGTCTCACGCGAGCTGACCAAATTATTTGAGGAAAATCAACGCGGGCCATTGTCCGAACTAATTGCTTATTTTGCTCAAAAAACGATAAAAGGTGAAATTGTCATTTGCGTACAGGGAAAAGAACCCAGTCGTGGGAAAGCCAAACGAGTGTATGAAAACGATGCGGATGACAACGAAGACGATGGCGAAGATGACTAG
- a CDS encoding 4a-hydroxytetrahydrobiopterin dehydratase: protein MWQEKDNQLTRDFQFANFSEAFAFMTRVALVAEKMDHHPWWSNVYNQVTINLSTHDAGNTVTQKDHQLAAAIDKLLS, encoded by the coding sequence ATGTGGCAGGAGAAGGACAACCAACTTACCCGTGATTTTCAGTTTGCTAACTTCAGTGAGGCTTTTGCCTTTATGACCCGCGTGGCGCTTGTCGCGGAGAAAATGGATCACCATCCCTGGTGGTCGAACGTCTACAATCAGGTAACAATCAACTTATCGACCCACGATGCAGGCAATACGGTAACCCAAAAAGATCATCAACTGGCCGCTGCCATTGATAAGCTACTCAGTTGA
- a CDS encoding asparaginase — MPYKTVHINPVSPTSSRASVLVIYTGGTFGMVYDPKASQLVPFDFDRVSERLPELNRLDFDITLITLNEIIDSSNMKPAVWVELGQIIQTNYDQYDSFVILHGTDTMAYTASALSFMLVGLSKPVILTGAQLPIGVARSDARENFITALEIAAAVDSAAVGEGKPMVPEVCVYFNSLLLRGNRSTKHESVQFNAFASENYPHLANAGVSIDYNRPYIRAYQPDQTLHLRTEIDTNVTILKLFPGITQPVVESIVNIRNLRGLVLETFGAGNAPTDAWFLDTLKEAIDRGVLIFNVSQCEGGRVTQGQYQTSKQLLQIGVVSGADITTEAAITKLMVLLGQERDPIRLRALMSQSISGEMTA, encoded by the coding sequence ATGCCCTACAAAACGGTTCACATTAACCCAGTTTCACCTACTTCTTCCCGTGCCTCGGTGCTGGTTATCTATACCGGCGGCACCTTTGGAATGGTATATGACCCTAAAGCCAGCCAACTCGTGCCTTTTGATTTTGACCGGGTATCTGAGCGTCTACCCGAACTGAACCGCCTGGATTTCGATATCACCCTCATCACCCTGAATGAAATTATTGATTCCTCGAACATGAAACCTGCCGTATGGGTCGAATTGGGGCAAATCATTCAGACCAACTACGACCAGTACGATAGCTTTGTGATTCTTCACGGCACAGATACAATGGCGTATACGGCGTCGGCGCTGAGTTTTATGCTGGTTGGCTTATCGAAGCCTGTTATTCTGACCGGAGCCCAACTGCCGATTGGAGTAGCCCGCAGTGATGCCCGTGAAAATTTCATCACCGCCCTCGAAATTGCGGCCGCCGTGGATTCGGCCGCCGTGGGGGAGGGAAAACCTATGGTCCCGGAAGTTTGCGTGTACTTCAACTCGTTACTGCTGCGCGGTAACCGATCCACTAAGCACGAGAGCGTCCAGTTCAACGCCTTTGCGTCCGAAAATTATCCACATCTGGCCAACGCTGGCGTTAGTATCGACTACAACCGACCGTACATTCGGGCTTATCAACCGGATCAGACTCTACACCTGCGCACTGAAATCGACACGAATGTGACGATTCTCAAACTTTTTCCCGGTATCACCCAGCCCGTCGTCGAATCCATTGTCAATATCCGTAACCTGCGGGGTTTGGTGCTCGAAACGTTTGGAGCTGGCAACGCCCCGACGGATGCCTGGTTTCTGGATACTCTCAAGGAGGCCATTGATCGGGGCGTCCTGATTTTCAACGTATCGCAGTGCGAGGGCGGGCGGGTGACGCAGGGCCAATACCAAACCAGCAAACAACTTTTGCAGATTGGTGTGGTCAGCGGAGCCGACATTACAACCGAGGCCGCCATTACTAAACTCATGGTATTGCTTGGTCAGGAGCGCGACCCAATTCGATTACGAGCCCTGATGAGTCAGTCAATTAGTGGCGAAATGACCGCTTAG
- a CDS encoding TatD family hydrolase yields the protein MILIDTHAHIYDPQFDEDRDKILHQAEMQQISQIWMPNCARETIPGMMALADQYPERCLPMMGLHPAYVTATVNEELAAVEDHLDRHAFMAVGEIGLDFYWDMTFVDQQFTAFETQLRWAAERNLPVSMHTRSGHDRNAFAEAADLIENLRTSAPEMQNLTGIFHCFVGTLDEANRAIDLGFKLGIGGVSTFKNGGLGAVLPHVSLEHIVLETDSPYLAPVPYRGKRNEPSYLRLIAQRIADLKQVTLDDVARHTTANALSLLPTLYANLLP from the coding sequence ATGATTCTTATTGATACCCACGCCCATATTTACGATCCGCAGTTTGACGAAGATCGGGATAAAATACTGCATCAGGCTGAAATGCAGCAAATTAGCCAAATCTGGATGCCCAACTGCGCCCGTGAAACCATACCGGGCATGATGGCGCTGGCCGACCAATATCCTGAGCGGTGTCTGCCCATGATGGGATTGCACCCCGCCTATGTGACGGCTACCGTGAATGAGGAACTGGCCGCTGTAGAAGACCATCTTGATCGCCATGCGTTCATGGCTGTTGGTGAAATTGGTCTGGATTTTTACTGGGATATGACCTTTGTTGACCAGCAATTCACTGCTTTTGAGACCCAGCTTCGGTGGGCAGCCGAACGGAACCTGCCCGTGTCTATGCATACCCGGTCGGGTCATGACCGAAATGCTTTTGCGGAAGCGGCTGACCTGATTGAAAATCTAAGGACAAGTGCCCCGGAAATGCAGAATCTGACGGGAATTTTTCACTGTTTCGTGGGTACCCTCGATGAAGCAAACCGAGCCATCGATCTGGGCTTCAAGCTGGGCATAGGGGGCGTGTCTACCTTTAAAAATGGTGGACTGGGCGCTGTGCTGCCGCACGTCAGTCTGGAACATATTGTTCTGGAAACTGATAGTCCTTATTTAGCGCCCGTACCGTATCGAGGTAAACGAAATGAGCCGTCTTATTTGCGGCTGATTGCGCAGCGCATTGCCGATTTGAAACAGGTTACGCTGGATGATGTGGCGCGCCATACAACCGCCAACGCGTTGTCGCTGCTACCAACCTTATACGCGAACCTGCTGCCTTAA
- a CDS encoding glycosyltransferase — translation MPVIDEPARDRPGPDFPFVSILIAARNEEDTILDCLRAITQLNYPPERVEVLIGNDQSTDQTRTRVAEFIADKPAFHLIDIAPSSTGLLGKANVLAQLARQARGSLFFFTDADTQVPVNWLTEMSRQFIQRRGIVTGVTLPKGSGLFQRLQTIDWLYNLTLTHLVSLVGIPVTAMGNNMAVSRAGYEAVGGYESLPFSVVEDYTLFQAIVSKGYGFRNLLNEQVLAETKPVSTLRAFLQQRKRWMRGATDLPNWMVISLYTQYLVGPLLLLIGYFSPELAIGLYVIKLLIQTMLLSFGLSRLKQTNLGLFALLFEPYQLLIGPLSVVFYLLPTPIEWKGRQYT, via the coding sequence ATGCCGGTTATTGATGAGCCTGCCCGAGATCGACCCGGTCCAGACTTCCCGTTTGTTAGTATTCTGATTGCCGCCCGAAACGAAGAGGATACCATTCTGGACTGCCTGCGGGCTATCACCCAGCTCAATTATCCACCCGAGCGCGTCGAGGTGCTGATTGGCAACGACCAGTCCACAGACCAGACCCGGACGCGGGTGGCGGAGTTCATTGCCGACAAACCGGCCTTTCACCTGATTGATATTGCCCCATCCAGCACAGGGTTGCTGGGAAAGGCCAACGTGCTGGCGCAACTGGCCAGGCAGGCGCGGGGCTCCCTGTTCTTTTTCACGGATGCCGATACCCAGGTTCCGGTAAACTGGCTAACTGAAATGAGCCGTCAGTTTATTCAACGAAGGGGTATTGTGACGGGGGTTACGCTTCCGAAGGGATCGGGCCTGTTTCAACGGCTTCAGACCATCGACTGGCTTTACAATCTGACGCTGACCCACCTGGTTAGCCTGGTCGGGATTCCGGTCACGGCCATGGGCAATAACATGGCCGTCAGCCGGGCCGGGTACGAGGCTGTTGGTGGCTACGAATCGTTGCCGTTTTCGGTGGTGGAGGACTACACCCTGTTTCAGGCTATCGTTTCGAAAGGATACGGCTTCAGGAACCTGCTGAACGAACAGGTGCTGGCCGAAACGAAGCCGGTATCGACCCTGCGAGCCTTTCTTCAGCAACGCAAACGGTGGATGCGGGGCGCTACGGATCTACCCAACTGGATGGTCATTTCGCTCTACACCCAATATCTCGTGGGGCCGCTTTTGCTGCTGATCGGGTATTTTTCGCCTGAGCTGGCTATCGGCCTGTATGTGATCAAACTTTTAATCCAGACCATGCTACTCTCGTTTGGCTTGAGCCGCCTGAAGCAAACCAACTTAGGGTTATTCGCGTTGCTTTTTGAACCTTACCAACTCCTTATCGGGCCTCTGTCCGTGGTTTTTTACCTGCTACCCACGCCCATTGAGTGGAAAGGGAGGCAGTATACCTAA
- a CDS encoding polysaccharide deacetylase family protein gives MSFFLHKSNFLLRTVYPEFWWKIEEAAEPTIYLTFDDGPIPDVTEFVLEQLDKFAAQATFFCIGDNVRKHSDILFKVLEAGHMVGNHTFNHLNGWKTDDLTYLENIQKCQDQLNVETSLFRPPYGRIKKTQVAEVIEHYSIVMWDVLTGDFDRSLPADVCLRKTIQYTRPGSIVVFHDSLKAWPTMRYVLPRMLAYFANRGYSFRAVPQPVYAGY, from the coding sequence TTGTCTTTTTTTCTGCATAAGTCTAACTTTTTGCTCCGGACGGTATACCCTGAGTTCTGGTGGAAGATCGAAGAAGCCGCTGAACCGACCATATACCTGACGTTCGATGATGGGCCTATCCCCGACGTGACGGAGTTTGTTCTCGAACAACTGGATAAATTTGCCGCTCAGGCAACCTTTTTCTGCATCGGCGACAATGTTCGGAAACACTCCGATATACTGTTTAAGGTGCTGGAAGCTGGCCATATGGTTGGAAACCACACGTTCAACCACCTCAACGGCTGGAAGACCGATGATCTAACCTATCTGGAAAATATCCAAAAATGCCAGGATCAGCTAAACGTAGAAACATCCCTGTTTCGGCCGCCTTATGGGCGTATAAAAAAGACGCAGGTGGCCGAGGTTATTGAGCACTATTCGATTGTTATGTGGGACGTTTTGACGGGTGATTTTGACCGTAGTTTACCCGCTGATGTGTGCCTCCGGAAAACTATTCAGTACACACGGCCTGGTTCTATTGTGGTGTTTCACGATAGTCTGAAAGCCTGGCCGACGATGCGTTACGTGCTGCCCCGAATGCTGGCCTATTTTGCCAATCGGGGCTATTCATTCCGCGCTGTTCCGCAACCTGTCTATGCCGGTTATTGA
- a CDS encoding glycosyltransferase family 2 protein, translating into MTIILLVVSGLYALFTTVLGFTWRSMLPFRSAATVAPAGPAITVVIPVRNEAENIENLLNDFSHQTYTRFEVIVADDSSTDSTLAILYQFAQTASFSLRPLPLSNERTASPKKRAITQSIAIATGDLIVTTDGDCRVGPEWLATIASFYERTGAKLISGPVTFTREKTIFDALQTVEFASLIGSGACTMALGVPTMCNGANLCYEKRVFAEVDGFAGVDHLASGDDELLMHKIAVKYPAGVHFLKSPLAVVQTNAHQSWRGFYNQRKRWASKWRAYKSYLPSVLAVFVFLSNAAPMVAVGGWLLGFLNGNATLAVIGLKLLPEFLFLRQILVFLQKKSSVWVIPLTQLVYPLYVLFFGLAAQGKGYSWKGRNLN; encoded by the coding sequence ATGACAATTATACTGCTCGTGGTTAGCGGCCTGTATGCGCTCTTTACAACGGTACTTGGGTTCACTTGGCGCAGCATGCTGCCTTTCCGGTCGGCAGCAACTGTAGCGCCAGCGGGTCCGGCCATCACTGTTGTTATTCCCGTTCGAAACGAAGCAGAAAACATCGAAAATTTGCTGAATGACTTTAGCCATCAAACCTATACCCGTTTTGAGGTAATTGTTGCCGACGATTCATCTACAGACAGTACTCTGGCAATTCTTTACCAGTTTGCCCAAACGGCCTCTTTTTCCCTGCGGCCGTTGCCGTTATCCAATGAGCGGACCGCATCGCCCAAAAAGCGGGCCATCACCCAAAGTATCGCTATCGCAACGGGCGACCTGATCGTGACAACTGACGGCGACTGCCGGGTTGGTCCGGAGTGGCTAGCTACCATCGCTTCGTTTTACGAACGAACCGGCGCAAAACTGATTTCGGGGCCGGTTACGTTTACAAGGGAGAAAACGATTTTCGATGCTTTGCAAACCGTTGAATTCGCCAGCCTGATTGGAAGCGGAGCCTGTACCATGGCCCTGGGTGTGCCAACGATGTGCAACGGAGCCAACCTTTGTTATGAAAAGCGGGTCTTTGCCGAAGTAGATGGATTCGCCGGAGTTGATCACCTGGCTTCGGGCGATGATGAGTTGCTGATGCACAAGATTGCCGTAAAGTATCCAGCCGGGGTCCATTTTTTGAAAAGTCCGTTGGCCGTTGTCCAAACGAATGCACATCAGTCCTGGCGGGGTTTTTACAACCAGCGCAAACGATGGGCGAGTAAATGGCGGGCCTACAAGAGCTATTTGCCGTCAGTTCTGGCGGTGTTTGTTTTTCTGAGTAATGCCGCGCCGATGGTGGCCGTTGGGGGCTGGTTGCTCGGTTTTTTAAACGGAAATGCAACACTGGCCGTTATAGGGCTGAAGCTTCTGCCAGAGTTTTTGTTTTTACGACAGATTCTTGTTTTTTTACAAAAAAAATCGTCGGTATGGGTAATCCCGCTGACCCAGTTAGTATACCCGCTATATGTACTTTTCTTTGGGTTAGCCGCTCAGGGAAAAGGATACAGTTGGAAAGGACGAAACCTTAACTGA
- a CDS encoding lysylphosphatidylglycerol synthase transmembrane domain-containing protein: MSLKPDKKIIFWVKIVVFAALLAYIGHVIRQQSFDWSTLQTQLRAVSHPEQWAILLLLLTPINWGLEALKWQILLRRVEFVTFGEACKGVLAGVSLGFAMPAQLGDTAGRVLSLRTNRAGAVGASLVSGGMQFYVAVVFGTIAWAHHLTLVPERSHAAGNWLLVLLIGLSFGGVVFGLLRKLLIHSLSGRPALQRFADYWQVAGLYSDREIVLALGTAALRYLVFSLQFYLAMRVVGLMVPAKVAASGIGLVFLAKTITPAFNLLSDLGVREAASLWVFSPFEVSVPILLTATLTLWVANVLMPVLVGLIWVWKLKITAQ, encoded by the coding sequence TTGTCGCTGAAACCAGATAAAAAAATCATCTTTTGGGTTAAAATCGTCGTCTTTGCTGCCTTGCTTGCCTACATCGGGCATGTTATACGGCAGCAATCGTTCGATTGGTCCACCTTGCAAACCCAACTGCGGGCGGTCAGCCACCCCGAGCAATGGGCGATATTATTGCTTTTGCTCACCCCCATCAACTGGGGACTGGAGGCTCTCAAATGGCAAATCCTGCTTCGGCGGGTTGAATTTGTCACCTTTGGGGAGGCCTGTAAGGGTGTGCTGGCGGGTGTCTCGCTGGGCTTTGCCATGCCTGCCCAACTGGGCGACACCGCTGGCCGGGTACTCTCTCTGCGAACCAACAGGGCAGGGGCTGTGGGGGCTTCACTGGTCTCGGGCGGGATGCAATTTTATGTGGCTGTCGTCTTTGGCACCATAGCCTGGGCGCATCACCTGACGCTAGTGCCCGAACGTAGCCATGCAGCCGGTAACTGGCTTTTGGTGTTACTAATCGGTTTATCGTTCGGGGGCGTTGTGTTCGGACTGCTTCGAAAGCTGCTTATTCATTCTTTGTCAGGTCGCCCCGCCCTCCAGCGATTTGCTGACTACTGGCAGGTGGCCGGGCTCTATTCAGACCGGGAAATCGTACTGGCGCTGGGAACGGCTGCCCTGCGCTACCTGGTGTTCTCTCTACAATTTTATCTGGCAATGCGTGTCGTTGGCCTGATGGTACCGGCCAAGGTGGCTGCATCGGGCATCGGCCTGGTTTTTCTGGCTAAAACGATCACGCCCGCCTTTAATCTGTTGAGTGACCTTGGCGTACGGGAAGCCGCTTCGCTGTGGGTTTTTTCACCCTTTGAGGTCAGCGTCCCTATCTTGCTGACGGCCACCCTGACGCTTTGGGTAGCCAATGTACTGATGCCTGTACTCGTTGGACTAATCTGGGTCTGGAAACTAAAAATTACCGCTCAATGA
- the ruvC gene encoding crossover junction endodeoxyribonuclease RuvC, with protein sequence MLIHPTSSTTTPDSRLSEKVILGVDPGTQVAGYGIISVKGGVMTMIQYGVVQLSKYTTYQLKLQKLHETMLRLIDEYHPDEMAIEDPFFGKNVQSMLKLGRAQGVVMAAGLSRNIPIVEYAPRRIKQSVTGNGNASKDQVSQMVGHLLKESLDPQFFDATDALAIAICHHFHENALPVVSSKKTKKGAWGAFVSENANRVL encoded by the coding sequence ATGCTCATTCATCCAACTTCATCCACTACTACCCCAGATAGCCGACTATCTGAGAAAGTCATATTAGGGGTAGATCCTGGTACGCAGGTTGCCGGTTACGGCATCATTTCGGTGAAGGGGGGCGTCATGACCATGATTCAGTATGGGGTGGTTCAGTTGAGCAAATATACGACCTACCAACTGAAGCTCCAGAAACTTCATGAAACCATGCTTCGGCTGATCGACGAGTACCACCCCGACGAAATGGCGATTGAAGACCCGTTTTTCGGCAAAAACGTACAGTCGATGCTGAAATTAGGCCGGGCACAGGGAGTGGTTATGGCGGCTGGCCTGTCGCGCAACATTCCCATTGTTGAATACGCTCCCCGGCGAATCAAGCAGTCCGTTACGGGCAATGGGAATGCGTCGAAAGACCAGGTTTCCCAAATGGTCGGGCATCTGCTGAAAGAGAGCCTGGATCCCCAGTTTTTTGATGCGACCGATGCGCTGGCGATTGCTATCTGCCATCATTTTCACGAAAATGCCTTACCCGTTGTATCGAGTAAGAAGACCAAAAAGGGCGCATGGGGTGCGTTTGTAAGCGAGAATGCCAACCGGGTTCTGTAA
- a CDS encoding outer membrane beta-barrel protein: MRRYSVLLFLTLPLVGRTQVLTHDKQQDLLGKGHLSVGISAGQGYRGNYSTTNYFVPRIQYFLASGWSVAFEGRYLKSNSYYPFTYLGAGLSTRYYFFRGSRLAIFAQLGAVYGQSKYDKFDPADYIASINGIRNNNWQTNAGLGAHYRLGKRWSVEATFDRSWLQSSYLTPDYNRWQASVGINYRLK; encoded by the coding sequence ATGAGACGGTATTCAGTATTACTTTTCCTGACGCTACCCTTAGTTGGAAGAACCCAAGTCCTGACTCACGACAAGCAACAGGATCTATTGGGAAAGGGACATCTGAGTGTAGGTATCTCGGCCGGACAAGGTTACAGAGGAAATTACTCGACAACAAACTACTTTGTACCTCGAATTCAATATTTTCTCGCCAGCGGATGGTCAGTTGCATTTGAAGGACGTTACCTGAAGTCAAACTCTTATTATCCCTTCACTTATTTAGGTGCTGGTTTATCAACCCGGTATTATTTTTTTCGGGGGAGCCGGTTAGCGATTTTTGCACAACTCGGTGCTGTATACGGGCAGAGTAAATACGACAAATTTGACCCGGCAGATTATATCGCTTCGATAAATGGAATTCGCAACAACAATTGGCAAACAAACGCTGGTTTGGGGGCACATTACCGACTGGGAAAACGCTGGTCTGTAGAGGCAACTTTTGACCGAAGTTGGCTGCAATCTTCTTATTTAACCCCGGATTACAACCGTTGGCAAGCCAGTGTGGGTATTAATTACCGTTTGAAATAA
- a CDS encoding dioxygenase family protein, protein MERKEFLRRGFGSLLGLSGIVPLVGSCSSSTVDPATSTGTSTGSTNGSSSSNCSVTPSETEGPFPTKVPANFVIRDIRSDRTGVALTINLTIKNSNSSCAALAGALVDIWHCDKDGYYSEYGGSGMQSVNLTNVDFLRGRQTTDANGLVAFTSIFPGWYSGRAPHIHVHIYNAAGKSLLVTQIAFPYEITNSVYTTGQSYGYTKGSQDTTNERDNVFSDGFTTELATLSGNSSAGYTLTHTIVVSA, encoded by the coding sequence ATGGAACGTAAAGAATTTTTAAGACGCGGTTTTGGTAGTTTACTTGGTCTCTCAGGGATAGTTCCGCTTGTAGGGTCTTGTTCATCCTCCACCGTCGACCCTGCAACCAGCACGGGCACCTCAACTGGCTCCACAAACGGAAGTTCATCGAGCAATTGCAGTGTTACACCCAGCGAAACGGAAGGGCCTTTCCCGACAAAAGTACCGGCCAACTTCGTTATCAGGGATATTCGGTCGGACCGAACGGGCGTTGCCCTCACCATTAACCTTACGATTAAAAACAGCAATAGCAGTTGTGCCGCTCTTGCCGGCGCCCTGGTCGACATCTGGCACTGTGATAAAGACGGATATTATTCGGAATATGGCGGCAGTGGCATGCAATCTGTCAATTTAACAAATGTAGACTTTCTTAGAGGCCGCCAGACAACGGATGCCAATGGCCTGGTTGCATTTACATCCATTTTTCCAGGCTGGTATTCGGGTAGAGCCCCCCACATTCACGTTCATATTTACAACGCTGCCGGTAAATCCCTACTGGTCACGCAAATTGCCTTTCCCTACGAGATCACCAATAGCGTATACACTACCGGTCAGTCGTACGGGTATACGAAGGGGAGCCAGGACACCACAAACGAGCGGGATAATGTGTTTTCGGATGGATTTACCACCGAACTGGCGACACTTTCGGGCAATTCATCGGCCGGTTATACCCTCACGCACACCATTGTGGTCAGCGCATAG
- a CDS encoding toxin-antitoxin system YwqK family antitoxin — translation MYALYLLLLGLVVSQSVVAQTDLAPVNHVIRHSYAEYDEEILYFGKHDQYFTVRTYLKNGSLFRLDSYTIQPKTLPNGFQLDSLSRIVRYGPTKIMYPNGKVYISCEYKGDMLHGPFMVLYEDGSVKRREYYRGGILGKSECYTPDGAKQTCAPFYQVAQFQGKPNELSAYLKQKLSPVLDGERIRRITATLTINEIGQVIGVKAIVNGNPAESVKMPDVVSYAQQVIRNMPEWTPDKLNWKPALNDGVATASTCVLSVYRVYGSVQYNLFYRM, via the coding sequence ATGTATGCCCTTTATCTACTACTGCTCGGCCTGGTGGTCAGTCAGTCTGTCGTGGCACAAACTGATTTGGCACCGGTGAACCATGTTATTCGCCATTCGTACGCCGAATACGACGAAGAGATTCTTTATTTTGGTAAACACGACCAGTACTTTACCGTTCGGACGTATCTGAAAAACGGGTCATTGTTTCGGCTTGATTCATACACGATCCAGCCGAAAACACTTCCCAATGGATTCCAACTGGATAGCCTAAGCCGAATTGTCCGGTATGGCCCCACAAAAATCATGTATCCCAACGGAAAGGTATACATAAGCTGTGAGTATAAAGGGGACATGTTGCATGGTCCATTTATGGTGTTGTATGAAGATGGCTCCGTCAAACGCCGTGAATATTACCGGGGCGGCATCTTGGGTAAGAGTGAATGTTATACCCCGGACGGTGCGAAACAAACCTGCGCTCCGTTTTATCAGGTAGCTCAGTTCCAGGGTAAGCCAAACGAGTTGTCGGCGTATTTGAAGCAAAAGCTGAGTCCGGTTTTGGATGGTGAGCGTATCCGCCGAATCACGGCTACCCTGACAATCAATGAAATCGGTCAAGTTATTGGCGTGAAGGCCATCGTCAATGGAAATCCGGCCGAAAGTGTAAAAATGCCGGATGTGGTGAGCTATGCCCAGCAGGTCATTCGAAATATGCCCGAATGGACGCCCGACAAGTTGAATTGGAAACCTGCCCTGAATGATGGCGTGGCTACCGCTTCAACCTGTGTGTTATCGGTCTATCGGGTATACGGGTCCGTTCAGTATAATCTTTTCTATCGAATGTAA
- a CDS encoding secondary thiamine-phosphate synthase enzyme YjbQ: MAIFQHTIHLPAYTRGFHLITTLIEREFMDMRQLKAGLLHVFIQHTSASLTINENADPTVRGDFERFFNRTVRENEPYYQHDYEGSDDMPAHLKAAMLGNSVTIPITNGRLNLGTWQGIYLGEHRNQGGRRTLVLTAWGE; the protein is encoded by the coding sequence ATGGCCATTTTCCAGCATACGATTCACCTTCCTGCCTATACGCGTGGTTTTCATTTGATTACAACCCTAATCGAGCGAGAATTTATGGACATGCGCCAACTGAAGGCAGGTCTGCTCCACGTATTTATTCAACATACGTCAGCCAGCCTGACCATTAATGAGAATGCGGACCCGACTGTTCGCGGGGATTTCGAGCGCTTCTTTAACAGAACGGTTCGGGAGAATGAACCCTATTATCAGCATGATTACGAGGGTTCAGACGACATGCCTGCTCACCTGAAAGCCGCTATGCTGGGCAATTCCGTGACGATTCCCATTACAAACGGGCGTCTGAATCTAGGAACGTGGCAAGGTATCTACCTAGGCGAACACCGCAACCAGGGCGGTCGGCGAACCTTGGTCCTTACTGCCTGGGGAGAGTGA